The following proteins are encoded in a genomic region of Danio rerio strain Tuebingen ecotype United States chromosome 16, GRCz12tu, whole genome shotgun sequence:
- the LOC137487301 gene encoding uncharacterized protein isoform X13 codes for MSSYQEKTSSGGRGVKRKADDDFHSVLGEGKPYALRKRIKVAELENTRVDADTEASSSGGRGVKRKADDDFHSVLGEGKPYALRKRIRAAETSSDENSSSD; via the exons ATGAGCAGCTATCAAGAGAAAACCAGCTCAG gaggaagaggagtgaagcggaaagcggatgatgattttcacagtgttttaggTGAAGGTAAACCTTATGCACTGCGCAAACGCATCAAAGTTGCTGAGCTGGAGAACACAAGAGTGGACGCCGACACAGAGgcgtccagctcag gaggaagaggagtgaagaggaaagcggatgatgattttcacagtgttttaggTGAAGGTAAACCTTATGCACTGCGGAAACGCATCAGAGCTGCTGAGACGTCCAGCGATGAGAACAGCAGCTCAG